The Mycobacterium paragordonae genome includes a region encoding these proteins:
- a CDS encoding esterase — protein sequence MRYLIAAAALTAAAALGWPASAAPPSCAALGGTVEAAEICHVHQSSATYTLDMTFPVDYPDQQALTDYITQNRDGFVNVAQGSGRRDQPYQMEATNEQHSSGQPPRTRSVVLKFFQDLGGARPSNWFKAFNYNLASKQPITFDSLFAPNTNALDTIFPIVQRELEHQTGLGVAISPGAGHDPTNYQNFAITDDALIFYFAQGELLPSFAGATQVQVPRGSIPPLAI from the coding sequence ATGCGTTATTTGATAGCGGCCGCAGCGCTGACCGCTGCCGCCGCGCTGGGCTGGCCGGCCAGCGCCGCGCCGCCGTCCTGTGCGGCGTTGGGCGGCACGGTCGAGGCCGCCGAGATCTGCCACGTCCACCAGTCCAGCGCCACGTACACGTTGGACATGACCTTCCCGGTGGATTACCCCGACCAACAGGCACTGACCGACTACATCACGCAGAACCGCGACGGCTTCGTCAACGTCGCGCAAGGATCCGGGCGGCGCGACCAGCCCTACCAGATGGAAGCCACCAACGAGCAGCACAGTTCCGGACAGCCGCCCCGCACCCGCAGCGTGGTGCTGAAGTTCTTCCAGGACCTCGGCGGAGCCCGGCCGTCCAACTGGTTCAAGGCGTTCAACTACAACCTCGCGAGCAAGCAGCCCATCACCTTCGACTCGCTGTTCGCGCCCAACACCAACGCGCTGGACACCATCTTCCCGATCGTGCAGCGCGAGCTGGAACACCAGACCGGTCTGGGTGTGGCGATCTCGCCGGGTGCCGGTCACGACCCGACCAACTACCAGAACTTCGCGATCACCGACGACGCGCTGATCTTCTACTTCGCCCAGGGTGAGTTGCTGCCGTCGTTTGCCGGCGCCACCCAGGTCCAGGTGCCCCGCGGCTCGATCCCGCCGCTGGCGATCTAA
- a CDS encoding PQQ-binding-like beta-propeller repeat protein: MFTLALGGCGNTDSWVDAAPAQGWPAQYGDAANSSYSPTAGAGKLALRWTRSAKGSLAAGPALGARGFLALNAQTSGGCSFMEWEIGNGRQRWCTRLVQGGGFGGPLFDGFDNLYVGQPGAIISFPPTQWTRWREPVIGMPTTPRFLGDGHLLVSTHLGQLLVFDTHRGAVVGTALDLVEGVDPADATRGLADCAPARAGCPVAAAPAFSAASGTVVVNVWQPGAPAAGLIGLKYRGGQLFRDWTSDAVGAGVLASPVLSADGATVYVNGRDQRLWALHAADGKVKWSVPLGFTAQTPPTVTPQGLIVAGGGPDARLAAFRDRDDHADPAWRREDVTPLTTSSLAGGGLGYTVAAGMTLLVFDPGDGHTINSYPLPAATGAPLGVSVGKDRQVVVTTSDGQVYSFDPA; encoded by the coding sequence ATGTTCACCCTCGCGCTCGGCGGTTGCGGTAACACCGACTCCTGGGTGGACGCCGCGCCCGCGCAGGGCTGGCCGGCGCAGTACGGCGACGCGGCCAACAGCAGTTACAGCCCGACGGCGGGGGCCGGCAAGCTGGCGCTGCGGTGGACGCGTTCGGCCAAGGGCAGCCTGGCGGCCGGGCCCGCCCTCGGGGCGCGCGGTTTCCTGGCGCTCAACGCGCAGACGTCCGGCGGCTGCTCCTTCATGGAGTGGGAGATCGGCAACGGCCGGCAACGCTGGTGCACCCGGCTGGTGCAGGGCGGCGGCTTCGGCGGCCCGCTGTTCGACGGCTTCGACAACCTCTACGTCGGGCAGCCCGGGGCCATCATCTCGTTTCCGCCGACTCAGTGGACGCGCTGGCGCGAGCCGGTGATCGGGATGCCGACCACCCCGCGGTTCCTGGGCGACGGCCATCTCCTGGTGAGCACGCACCTGGGACAGCTGCTGGTGTTCGACACCCACCGCGGCGCCGTGGTCGGGACCGCCCTGGATCTGGTGGAAGGCGTCGACCCGGCCGATGCGACCCGCGGGCTGGCCGACTGCGCGCCGGCGCGCGCGGGCTGTCCGGTGGCGGCCGCACCCGCGTTCTCGGCGGCGAGCGGCACGGTGGTGGTCAATGTGTGGCAGCCGGGGGCGCCGGCAGCGGGGCTGATCGGGCTGAAGTACCGCGGCGGTCAGCTGTTCCGCGACTGGACCAGCGACGCGGTCGGCGCCGGGGTGCTTGCCAGTCCCGTCCTGTCCGCCGACGGAGCCACCGTCTACGTCAACGGTCGTGACCAACGGCTTTGGGCGCTGCACGCTGCCGACGGTAAAGTGAAATGGTCTGTGCCGCTTGGCTTTACAGCCCAGACGCCGCCCACGGTCACTCCGCAGGGGCTGATCGTCGCCGGCGGTGGCCCCGATGCCCGGCTGGCCGCCTTCCGCGACCGCGACGACCATGCCGACCCGGCCTGGCGACGCGAGGACGTCACCCCGCTGACCACGTCGTCTCTGGCCGGGGGCGGGCTCGGCTACACAGTGGCGGCGGGCATGACCCTGCTGGTGTTCGACCCGGGCGACGGCCACACGATCAACAGCTATCCGCTTCCCGCGGCCACCGGAGCTCCGCTGGGCGTGTCCGTGGGCAAGGACCGGCAGGTGGTGGTCACCACCAGCGACGGCCAGGTGTACTCCTTCGACCCCGCCTAA
- a CDS encoding acyltransferase yields the protein MTSMWGAPLHRRWRGGRLRDPRQAKFLTLASLRWVLRNKAYTPWYLVRYWRLLKFKLQNPHIITRGMVFLGKGVEIHCTPELAQLEIGRWVHIGDKNTIRAHEGSLRFGDKVVLGRDNVINCYLDIELGDSALMADWCYLCDFDHRMDDITLPIKDQGIIKSPVRIGPDTWIGVKVSVLRGTAVGRGCVLGSHAVVRGVIPDYSIAVGAPAKVVKNRKLSWETSAAQRAELAAALADIERKKAAQ from the coding sequence ATGACGAGCATGTGGGGTGCTCCGCTCCATCGCAGGTGGCGCGGGGGGCGGCTCAGAGACCCGCGCCAGGCGAAATTCCTGACGCTGGCGTCGCTGAGGTGGGTACTGCGCAACAAGGCCTACACACCGTGGTACCTGGTGCGCTACTGGCGACTGCTGAAGTTCAAGCTGCAGAATCCGCACATCATCACTCGCGGCATGGTGTTCCTCGGCAAGGGTGTCGAGATCCACTGCACGCCCGAGTTGGCGCAGCTGGAGATCGGCCGCTGGGTGCATATCGGGGACAAGAACACCATCCGGGCGCACGAGGGTTCGCTGCGGTTCGGCGACAAGGTCGTGCTGGGCCGGGACAACGTCATCAATTGCTACCTCGACATCGAGCTCGGCGACTCCGCGCTGATGGCCGACTGGTGTTATCTGTGCGATTTCGACCACCGGATGGACGACATCACGCTTCCGATCAAGGACCAGGGCATCATCAAGTCCCCGGTGCGGATCGGGCCTGACACCTGGATCGGGGTCAAGGTGTCGGTGCTGCGCGGCACGGCCGTCGGCCGGGGTTGCGTGCTGGGGTCGCACGCGGTGGTCCGCGGCGTCATCCCGGACTATTCGATCGCGGTCGGCGCCCCGGCCAAGGTGGTCAAGAACCGCAAACTGTCCTGGGAGACCTCGGCAGCCCAACGCGCCGAACTGGCCGCCGCCCTGGCTGATATCGAGCGCAAGAAGGCCGCTCAGTAA
- a CDS encoding DUF4333 domain-containing protein gives MARFVRTLLVSGAAVGLMASAGACSCSVGSSGPKTVSKKDVAGQIITKMTDANGNKPSSVSCPDDLPAKVGAQTNCEMKVKDETFNVNVTVTSVEGKDVKFDMVETVDKDQVARIISDRLNQQVGQRPDAVTCPENLKGYQGATLRCQLTDGSSKYGINVTVTDVAGGDVNFDFKVDDHPE, from the coding sequence ATGGCTCGGTTCGTTCGGACGTTGCTGGTTTCGGGTGCCGCCGTCGGCCTGATGGCCAGCGCCGGGGCCTGCTCGTGCTCGGTCGGATCGTCGGGGCCCAAGACGGTGAGCAAGAAGGACGTCGCCGGCCAGATCATCACCAAGATGACCGACGCCAACGGCAACAAGCCGAGTTCGGTGAGCTGTCCGGACGACCTGCCGGCCAAGGTGGGCGCGCAGACGAACTGCGAGATGAAGGTGAAGGACGAGACCTTCAACGTCAACGTCACCGTCACCAGCGTCGAGGGCAAGGACGTCAAGTTCGACATGGTGGAGACGGTCGACAAGGACCAGGTCGCACGCATCATCAGCGACCGGCTGAACCAGCAGGTGGGTCAGCGGCCCGATGCGGTGACCTGCCCGGAGAACTTGAAGGGCTACCAGGGCGCCACGCTGCGCTGCCAACTCACCGACGGCAGTTCCAAGTACGGCATCAACGTGACCGTCACCGACGTGGCCGGCGGGGATGTCAACTTCGACTTCAAGGTCGACGACCACCCCGAGTAA
- a CDS encoding cryptochrome/photolyase family protein yields the protein MPALLWFRRDLRLGDHPALAAASEKDEVLACFVLDPRLEASSGPRRLQFLGDSLRQLNDDLGGRLLVTRGRPEERIPALAKSIDASSVHISEDFTPFGKRRDERVRDELGSVPLVATGSPYLVSPGRVVKDDGTPYKVFTPFFGRWRETGWRSPAATGADSARWVDPSKVKGGKPAKIPDPGADLDLAAGEAAALSQWATFLDSRVKGYADDRNRPDLPGTSRMSAHLKFGTIHPRTLVADLNRRRQGDSAYLRELAFRDFYASVLHHWPHSVWWNWNRDFDAIETDTDEQAKRRFEAWKAGETGYPFVDAGMRQLRETGFMHNRVRMIVASFLVKDLHLPWQWGARWFLEQLVDGDMANNQHGWQWSAGCGTDAAPYFRVFNPTKQGEKFDPAGDYIRRWVPELNDADDVHLSKGKRPEGYPAPIVDHAAERTEALRRYRDIS from the coding sequence GTGCCGGCACTGTTGTGGTTTCGACGCGACCTGCGCCTGGGGGATCATCCCGCGCTTGCGGCAGCATCGGAGAAAGATGAGGTACTGGCCTGCTTCGTTCTCGACCCGCGGCTGGAAGCCTCCTCGGGCCCGCGGCGCCTGCAGTTTCTCGGCGACTCGCTGCGCCAACTGAACGACGATCTGGGCGGCCGACTGCTGGTCACCCGCGGGCGTCCCGAGGAGCGAATTCCTGCTCTGGCCAAGTCGATTGACGCGTCGTCGGTGCACATCTCCGAGGACTTCACGCCGTTCGGGAAGCGCCGCGACGAGCGGGTCCGCGACGAGCTGGGTTCGGTCCCGCTGGTCGCGACGGGCTCGCCGTACCTGGTTTCACCCGGCCGGGTCGTCAAGGACGACGGCACCCCGTACAAGGTGTTCACACCCTTCTTCGGCAGGTGGCGCGAAACCGGCTGGCGCTCCCCCGCCGCGACCGGCGCCGATTCCGCCCGCTGGGTCGACCCGTCGAAGGTGAAGGGCGGAAAACCGGCCAAGATCCCCGACCCCGGAGCCGACCTGGATCTCGCTGCCGGTGAGGCAGCGGCACTTTCGCAGTGGGCGACATTCCTTGACAGCCGGGTGAAAGGCTACGCCGACGACCGCAACCGGCCGGACCTGCCGGGCACCAGCCGGATGTCAGCGCACCTCAAGTTCGGCACCATCCACCCGCGAACCCTGGTCGCCGACCTGAACCGGCGGCGCCAGGGTGACTCAGCTTACTTGCGGGAGTTGGCATTCCGCGATTTCTACGCCTCGGTCCTGCATCACTGGCCGCACAGCGTCTGGTGGAATTGGAACCGCGACTTCGATGCCATCGAGACCGACACCGACGAGCAGGCGAAGCGCCGGTTCGAAGCCTGGAAAGCGGGTGAGACCGGCTACCCGTTCGTAGACGCCGGGATGCGTCAACTGCGCGAGACCGGGTTCATGCACAACCGGGTGCGCATGATCGTCGCCTCGTTCCTGGTGAAAGACCTGCACCTGCCGTGGCAGTGGGGCGCCCGCTGGTTCCTCGAACAACTGGTGGACGGCGACATGGCCAACAACCAGCACGGGTGGCAGTGGAGTGCCGGCTGCGGGACCGACGCGGCACCCTACTTCCGGGTGTTCAACCCGACGAAGCAGGGCGAAAAGTTCGATCCCGCAGGCGATTACATTCGTCGCTGGGTCCCGGAACTGAACGACGCCGACGATGTCCATCTGTCCAAGGGGAAACGGCCGGAAGGCTATCCCGCACCCATCGTCGACCATGCCGCTGAGCGAACGGAGGCCTTGCGCCGCTACCGCGACATCAGCTGA
- a CDS encoding TspO/MBR family protein, translating into MSKSTLAGTALAVTAAAASGSVASPNRTPGWYDRLRKPSFQPPKVAFPIAWTSLYTDIAITSANTIDRFREAGRDEEARGYIAALGANLAINAGWSWLFFRYHKLGPSAVGAAALTISSADLVRRAVDADPRKGWALLPYPLWCGFATVLATSVWRLNR; encoded by the coding sequence ATGAGTAAGTCGACTCTGGCCGGAACCGCCTTGGCCGTCACCGCGGCCGCGGCCTCCGGAAGCGTAGCCAGCCCGAACCGCACCCCCGGCTGGTACGACCGGCTTCGCAAGCCGAGTTTCCAGCCACCGAAGGTCGCCTTCCCCATTGCCTGGACGAGTCTCTACACCGATATCGCGATCACCTCGGCGAACACCATCGACCGATTCCGCGAAGCCGGGCGCGACGAGGAAGCCCGCGGCTACATCGCAGCCCTCGGAGCCAATTTGGCCATCAACGCGGGCTGGAGTTGGCTGTTCTTCCGCTACCACAAGCTGGGCCCCTCTGCGGTGGGCGCCGCCGCGCTGACCATCAGCAGCGCCGATCTGGTGCGGCGGGCCGTCGACGCCGACCCGCGCAAGGGGTGGGCGTTGCTGCCCTACCCGCTGTGGTGTGGATTCGCCACCGTCCTGGCGACGAGTGTGTGGCGGCTCAATCGCTGA
- a CDS encoding MMPL family transporter, with protein sequence MTRRRSWLLALGLFVLAAGFMALVGGNAAAGQAPLSVPTDSDSAKVQQLSNQFPGGDRVPLIVVVNGAGAPDALKQACEGARDRMQTTIHAGNPPAPVLVSADGKAAIGVVPISAELSGLPLNDAVAALRSAANQGLPAGMTAHVTGGPAFGADIANAFSNANITLLAVTASVVALLLIATYRSPVLWLVPLVVIGFADRLASAVGVAVASLTGLNFDGSTSGITSVLVFGAGTNYALLLISRYRQELRRHRDHRDALRRAVRMAGPAIVASNATVVLALLTLIFASTPSTRSLGALAACGLLVAAVSVLVLLPPLLAVCGRRLFWPFIPQPGDTTHDATDTGIWHRVAESVSRRPALVASVTIVLLGVLATGLLSTRIGLSQTEQFRVKADSVTGFDIVAQHFPAGLANPTEVIAPTDKAPQVQQAITETAGVISANPSGTSASGLTKWSVVTDAAPSSPQAFTTVAALRHSTKAVTSDALVGGPDAQALDVRDAAVHDRILLIPAILLVILVVLYALLRSALAPPTLLAATILGALAALGLGGWASMHVFGFPALDNIAPLYAFLFLAALGVDYTIFLVTRAREEAAEHGARNGMVRAVSATGGVITSAGIVLAAVFCVLGVLPLIVMTQLGIIVGLGILLDTFVVRTLVIPALFAIIGDRIWWPADLTHAKTEGKHHE encoded by the coding sequence GTGACCCGACGCCGTTCCTGGCTGCTCGCTCTGGGTCTCTTTGTGTTGGCCGCCGGTTTCATGGCACTGGTCGGCGGGAATGCCGCAGCGGGGCAGGCGCCGCTCTCGGTGCCTACCGATTCTGATTCGGCGAAGGTGCAGCAGCTGTCCAACCAGTTCCCCGGTGGTGACCGGGTACCGCTGATCGTGGTGGTCAACGGTGCCGGCGCCCCGGATGCTCTGAAACAGGCGTGCGAGGGCGCCCGCGACCGGATGCAGACCACCATCCACGCCGGCAACCCGCCGGCGCCGGTGCTGGTGTCGGCGGACGGCAAGGCAGCGATCGGGGTGGTGCCGATCAGCGCCGAACTGTCCGGGCTACCACTCAACGATGCTGTGGCGGCGCTGCGCAGCGCCGCGAATCAGGGCTTGCCAGCGGGAATGACGGCGCACGTCACCGGCGGACCGGCATTCGGGGCCGACATCGCCAACGCGTTCAGCAACGCCAACATCACCCTGCTCGCGGTGACCGCCTCGGTGGTGGCCCTGCTGCTGATCGCCACCTACCGCTCGCCGGTGCTGTGGCTGGTGCCGCTCGTCGTGATCGGCTTCGCCGACCGGTTGGCCAGCGCCGTCGGTGTCGCGGTGGCGTCGCTGACCGGACTGAACTTCGACGGTTCCACATCCGGCATCACCAGCGTGCTGGTGTTCGGTGCGGGCACCAACTACGCGTTGTTGCTGATTTCGCGCTACCGGCAAGAACTTCGGCGCCACCGGGATCACCGGGACGCGTTGCGGCGGGCGGTCCGGATGGCCGGGCCGGCGATCGTGGCCAGCAACGCGACCGTGGTGCTGGCGTTGCTCACCCTGATCTTCGCGTCCACCCCCAGCACCCGCAGCCTGGGAGCGCTGGCCGCCTGCGGGCTGTTGGTCGCCGCGGTCTCGGTACTGGTGCTGCTGCCGCCGCTGCTCGCGGTGTGCGGAAGGCGGTTGTTCTGGCCGTTCATACCCCAGCCTGGCGACACCACGCACGACGCGACGGATACCGGCATCTGGCACCGCGTCGCTGAATCCGTATCGCGCCGTCCGGCATTGGTCGCGTCGGTCACCATCGTGTTGCTGGGCGTGCTGGCCACCGGTCTGCTCAGTACCCGCATCGGCCTGTCGCAGACGGAACAGTTTCGCGTCAAAGCGGATTCGGTGACCGGGTTCGATATCGTGGCCCAGCACTTCCCGGCGGGTCTGGCGAATCCGACCGAAGTGATCGCCCCGACCGACAAGGCACCGCAGGTGCAACAGGCGATCACCGAGACTGCGGGCGTCATCTCGGCCAACCCGTCCGGCACCTCGGCGAGCGGGCTCACCAAGTGGTCGGTGGTGACCGACGCCGCGCCGTCCTCGCCGCAGGCGTTCACTACCGTTGCGGCGCTGCGGCATTCGACGAAGGCGGTAACGTCCGACGCGCTGGTCGGCGGCCCGGACGCCCAGGCGCTCGACGTGCGGGACGCCGCCGTCCACGACCGGATTCTGTTGATACCGGCGATTCTGCTGGTGATTCTGGTCGTCCTGTACGCGCTGCTGCGCTCGGCCCTGGCCCCGCCGACTCTTTTGGCGGCAACCATTCTGGGAGCACTGGCCGCGCTGGGCCTGGGCGGCTGGGCGAGCATGCATGTGTTCGGTTTCCCGGCGCTGGACAACATCGCCCCGCTCTACGCGTTCCTGTTTCTGGCCGCGCTCGGGGTGGACTACACGATCTTCCTGGTCACCCGGGCGCGCGAGGAGGCAGCCGAGCATGGCGCGCGGAACGGCATGGTTCGCGCGGTGTCCGCGACCGGCGGCGTCATCACCAGCGCGGGAATCGTTCTGGCCGCGGTCTTTTGCGTCCTCGGCGTCCTGCCGCTGATCGTCATGACCCAACTGGGCATCATCGTCGGCCTGGGCATCCTGCTGGACACCTTCGTCGTGCGCACCCTGGTGATCCCCGCACTGTTCGCAATCATCGGCGACCGTATCTGGTGGCCCGCCGACCTCACTCACGCCAAAACCGAAGGGAAACATCATGAGTAA
- a CDS encoding MarR family winged helix-turn-helix transcriptional regulator, with the protein MLLIGMESDEPACQRAALESQITADLRELSSESDQIGRIFAVSHDVRPTDFRALLHIMVAETAGQPMTSGDLSHRMGLSGAAITYLVDRLIDSGHIRRDSHPADRRKVILRHAESGMTTARSFFTPLGQHTHDAMADLPDADLAAAHRVFDALLAAMRQFQTELGPTDS; encoded by the coding sequence ATGCTGCTCATCGGTATGGAATCCGACGAGCCGGCGTGCCAACGGGCCGCCCTGGAATCGCAGATCACTGCAGATCTGCGGGAGTTGTCGTCTGAATCCGACCAGATCGGCCGGATTTTCGCAGTCTCCCACGATGTCCGGCCCACCGACTTTCGCGCCCTACTGCACATCATGGTCGCCGAGACTGCTGGTCAGCCAATGACGTCCGGGGACCTGAGTCATCGGATGGGGCTCTCCGGCGCGGCGATCACCTACCTTGTCGACCGACTGATCGACTCGGGTCACATCCGCAGGGATTCCCATCCCGCTGATCGGCGCAAGGTGATCCTGCGCCATGCCGAGTCGGGCATGACCACCGCGCGGTCATTCTTCACTCCGCTCGGGCAGCACACCCACGATGCGATGGCTGATCTTCCCGACGCCGATCTGGCTGCCGCGCACCGGGTTTTCGATGCGCTGCTGGCCGCGATGCGGCAGTTTCAGACTGAACTCGGCCCCACCGATTCCTGA
- a CDS encoding MMPL family transporter: MLAQLARVCVAAPRRVIAGAALVMIAAAVFGIPAARSLSGGGFLDPTSESARASGLLTGTFHQGDMELVLLVSSPAGVKAGTGHLVGTDLARQLTESPFVFQVASPWQPQPTPGTLSADDRTAMIVATLKGDENTAAKNAQTLADRFVGDRDGVTVQAGGSAMVYAQINKQTENDLLRMEVIAIPLSFIALVWVFGGVLAAALPVAVGGFAILGSLAALRGIALVTDVSIFALNVSVALGFALAIDYTLLIISRYRDELAEGVPPDEAVLHTMATAGRTVLFSAMTVALALLGMIFFPMYFLKSFAYAGIAVVAFAAAAAVSLTPAVLMLLGNRIDAFDVRRVGRRMLRLPQPSARPIEQNFWYRLAKFVIRQAIPLGLILVVLLLALGTPFLGVKWGYADDRVLPADSSARVANDRIRAEFPSNSATRIKIVIPDTSGLSRSDVDTYAAELSRLPDVSSVSAPTGTFIAGEPKGPPSAPAGMADGAAFLTLDSTAALYTTASEEQLARVHEVTLPADKAALITGLAQTNRDCVHGITSRLPLVFGFIAVVMLVLLFLLSGSVVLPVKALLLNMLSLTATFGALVWIFQEGHLGAAGTTPTGTLAVNVPVLMFCIAFGLSMDYEVFLLSRIREYWLASTQTQADNDESVALGIARTGRVVTAAALLMSISFAALMSAGVSFMRMFAVGLTIAILVDATVIRMILVPAFMHVLGRLNWWAPKPLAGWHRRRFTVTPVRGLPQPLQESVGPSSV; this comes from the coding sequence ATGCTTGCGCAACTTGCCCGAGTCTGCGTCGCCGCGCCGCGACGGGTGATCGCCGGTGCCGCCCTGGTGATGATCGCGGCTGCCGTCTTCGGCATCCCGGCTGCCCGCAGTCTGTCCGGAGGAGGGTTCCTAGACCCCACCTCCGAGTCGGCCCGCGCCTCGGGGCTGCTGACCGGCACGTTTCACCAGGGTGACATGGAGTTGGTCCTGCTGGTGAGCTCGCCGGCCGGAGTGAAGGCCGGCACCGGGCACCTGGTGGGCACCGACCTGGCCCGGCAACTCACCGAATCGCCGTTCGTCTTCCAGGTCGCCTCACCCTGGCAACCGCAGCCCACTCCGGGCACGCTCAGCGCCGACGACAGAACGGCCATGATCGTCGCGACGCTCAAGGGCGACGAGAACACCGCCGCCAAGAACGCGCAGACCTTGGCGGACCGTTTCGTCGGCGACCGCGACGGCGTCACAGTGCAGGCCGGCGGGTCGGCAATGGTCTACGCACAGATCAACAAACAGACCGAAAACGACCTGCTCCGAATGGAAGTCATCGCCATTCCGCTGAGCTTCATCGCCCTGGTGTGGGTCTTCGGAGGTGTGCTGGCGGCCGCGCTGCCGGTGGCGGTCGGCGGCTTCGCGATCCTGGGCTCACTGGCCGCGCTGCGTGGAATCGCACTGGTCACCGACGTGTCGATCTTTGCCCTGAACGTCAGCGTCGCACTGGGATTCGCGTTGGCCATCGACTACACGCTGCTGATCATCAGCCGCTACCGGGATGAACTGGCCGAGGGAGTGCCACCCGATGAAGCCGTGCTGCACACCATGGCCACCGCCGGCCGAACCGTACTCTTCTCCGCGATGACGGTGGCGCTCGCGCTGCTCGGAATGATTTTCTTCCCGATGTACTTCCTCAAGTCCTTCGCCTATGCCGGCATCGCGGTGGTGGCCTTCGCCGCTGCGGCCGCAGTCTCGTTGACGCCGGCCGTGCTGATGTTGCTGGGCAACCGGATCGACGCGTTCGACGTCCGTCGGGTGGGGCGGCGGATGCTTCGTCTGCCGCAACCGTCGGCCCGTCCGATCGAGCAGAACTTCTGGTATCGGCTGGCGAAATTCGTTATCCGACAAGCGATCCCACTGGGACTGATTTTGGTCGTGCTGCTGCTTGCGCTGGGCACCCCCTTCCTCGGGGTGAAGTGGGGGTATGCCGACGATCGCGTGCTGCCGGCCGATTCGTCGGCGCGGGTGGCCAACGACCGGATCCGTGCCGAGTTCCCGTCGAACTCGGCGACCCGAATCAAGATCGTCATTCCCGACACCTCGGGACTGAGCCGCTCGGATGTCGACACCTACGCCGCGGAGTTGTCCCGGTTGCCGGATGTCTCTTCGGTGTCCGCGCCGACCGGCACCTTCATCGCCGGTGAGCCCAAGGGACCGCCGTCGGCGCCGGCCGGAATGGCCGACGGTGCAGCGTTTCTCACATTGGATAGCACCGCCGCTCTGTACACGACGGCATCGGAGGAGCAACTGGCCCGGGTTCATGAGGTCACGCTGCCTGCGGACAAAGCGGCATTGATCACCGGTCTGGCCCAGACGAATCGCGACTGCGTGCACGGAATCACCTCCCGATTGCCCCTGGTGTTCGGCTTCATCGCGGTCGTGATGCTGGTGCTGTTGTTCCTGCTGTCCGGCAGCGTGGTGCTGCCGGTAAAGGCCCTGCTGCTCAACATGCTTTCGCTCACCGCGACGTTCGGTGCGTTGGTGTGGATCTTCCAGGAAGGCCACCTCGGGGCGGCGGGTACCACTCCTACCGGGACCTTGGCGGTGAACGTCCCGGTGTTGATGTTCTGCATCGCATTCGGGCTGTCCATGGATTACGAAGTCTTCCTGCTGTCCCGCATCCGCGAATACTGGCTCGCCTCAACACAGACCCAGGCCGACAACGACGAAAGCGTCGCGCTGGGGATCGCCCGCACCGGTCGGGTCGTCACCGCCGCGGCGTTGCTGATGTCGATCTCGTTCGCCGCCCTCATGTCCGCCGGGGTGTCGTTCATGCGGATGTTCGCCGTCGGATTGACCATCGCGATCCTGGTGGACGCCACCGTCATCCGCATGATCCTCGTCCCCGCTTTCATGCATGTGCTCGGTCGGCTCAACTGGTGGGCGCCCAAGCCGCTGGCCGGATGGCACCGGCGCAGGTTCACCGTCACCCCGGTACGCGGTTTACCCCAACCGCTTCAGGAATCGGTGGGGCCGAGTTCAGTCTGA
- a CDS encoding STAS domain-containing protein: protein MFVYARSLATVVRIDGGVDAANAGQIAAEVRRFTKARTPLIIDLSHLDFLGIEGFQQLLALNHQHQAAGLYCRIVTGVALRPLVRVVRDHGLPLVRSVPEALQLIEDALATRRQAPGMVR from the coding sequence ATGTTCGTATACGCCCGCAGTCTGGCGACCGTTGTCCGCATTGACGGCGGTGTCGACGCGGCCAACGCCGGACAGATCGCAGCGGAAGTCCGGCGCTTCACCAAAGCGCGCACGCCCTTGATCATCGATCTCAGCCACCTCGACTTTCTGGGCATCGAGGGATTCCAGCAACTTCTTGCCCTCAACCACCAGCACCAGGCTGCCGGTCTCTACTGCAGGATCGTCACCGGTGTCGCCCTGCGCCCGCTGGTTCGCGTGGTGCGGGATCACGGTCTGCCGCTGGTCAGATCCGTGCCGGAAGCTCTGCAGCTGATCGAGGACGCCCTTGCCACCCGGCGTCAGGCACCGGGCATGGTGCGGTAG